In Oryza sativa Japonica Group chromosome 2, ASM3414082v1, the following are encoded in one genomic region:
- the LOC4328370 gene encoding uncharacterized protein — MFDSLLNSKFYNKCKHAIKCTRTRLDLVRRKKQAMVKFMKKDVADLIGNRLESHAFGRMEALIVEMNQASCYDMIEQYCEYIVKQLNNLQKQNECPQEALEAVSTLIFATARFPELPELCDLRHMFTERYGSFVEPFVSSEFVQKLQNKSFTNEEKLQVMQSIAEEFSVPFNSKALERKISGVPQNKHDLQNKSSFKRVEVEASACNELKVDRHAVHERKSKVTPEVHERKQEMPVKPKDIHVIPDAIGKVGEKSRKNRSDIPYDVPPSDLKQINDQELKKDHKKHSHHQRELRNADKSAPPYAEPKEDVAEKSDGKGYHVHRSRMAGGLDHNWGHADLGLKTLGLEKQGIEPASSLDGKTLNKAPPYSKPYKASDEYGQSVQDRQKMPEKAVNMRPPYVKPNSTNQAVDDYKHAGTGEIGHQRDGLADDNTLQPVSVRRKSAKPPTHGDRYDDEAKMTSQTPGGRRRHSSRRNGSDDDYDQRVGYMLPPDDDAVNNARHFKRMSERRKHGSRQGGSASGNDYESDEDETNSVIDFGNLLPRAPSSHRKHRSRSAHPRSGGRDDEERVMDKLLMHYSKKGIDREEHKTRTKSRTPRPRADQPADGVGERSNREVAPQHPPERTVSLPSDSGNLGVKPKAPARSISMQPDKSRGIVHPSMPDFDELAARISALRKE, encoded by the exons ATGTTCGACAGCCTGCTCAACTCCAAGTTCTACAACAAATG CAAGCACGCAATCAAGTGCACCCGGACCAGGCTGGATCTGGTGCGGCGGAAGAAGCAAGCGATggtcaagttcatgaagaaggacGTCGCCGACCTCATCGGCAATCGCCTTGAATCGCACGCCTTTGGACGG ATGGAGGCACTGATTGTTGAGATGAACCAAGCATCCTGCTATGATATGATCGAGCAGTACTGCGAGTACATAGTGAAGCAGCTCAACAACCTGCAGAAACAGAA TGAATGTCCTCAGGAAGCCTTGGAAGCTGTGTCAACTCTAATTTTTGCCACTGCTAGATTTCCTGAGTTGCCTGAACTGTGCGACCTCAGACATATGTTCACGGAGAGATACGGGAGTTTTGTCGAGCCTTTTGTTAGCTCTGAG TTTGTTCAGAAGCTTCAGAACAAGTCATTTACTAATGAAGAGAAGTTGCAAGTGATGCAAAGCATAGCTGAAGAATTCTCGGTCCCATTTAATTCCAAGGCACTGGAGCGAAAGATATCTGGTGTACCTCAAAATAAACAT GATCTTCAAAACAAGAGTTCTTTTAAGCGTGTGGAAGTTGAAGCATCAGCATGCAATGAACTTAAGGTGGATAGGCATGCTGTGCATGAAAGAAAATCTAAAGTGACACCTGAAGTCCATGAGAGGAAGCAGGAGATGCCGGTAAAGCCTAAAGATATTCATGTCATCCCTGATGCCATTGGTAAGGTTGGGGAGAAAAGCAGGAAGAACCGCTCAGATATACCTTATGATGTGCCTCCTTCGGACTTGAAGCAAATTAATGATCAGGAGTTAAAGAAAGACCACAAAAAACATAGTCACCACCAGAGGGAACTGAGGAATGCAGACAAGTCAGCTCCTCCATACGCAGAACCCAAGGAAGATGTTGCTGAAAAGTCTGATGGGAAAGGCTACCATGTCCATCGATCGCGCATGGCTGGTGGCCTTGATCACAATTGGGGACATGCCGACTTGGGGCTTAAAACTCTGGGCCTAGAAAAGCAAGGAATTGAGCCAGCTAGTTCTTTGGATGGTAAAACACTGAACAAAGCTCCTCCTTATTCTAAGCCCTACAAAGCAAGTGATGAGTATGGGCAGTCTGTGCAAGACAGGCAGAAAATGCCAGAGAAGGCAGTTAACATGCGTCCACCTTATGTCAAACCAAACTCTACAAATCAAGCTGTTGATGATTACAAGCATGCCGGCACTGGGGAAATTGGTCACCAGAGAGATGGACTGGCTGATGATAATACCCTTCAGCCCGTTTCTGTCAGAAGGAAAAGTGCAAAGCCACCTACACATGGTGATCGCTATGATGATGAGGCAAAGATGACAAGCCAAACTCCTGGTGGCCGACGAAGGCATTCAAGCAGAAGAAATGGTTCAGATGATGATTATGACCAGAGAGTTGGCTATATGCTGCCCCCAGATGATGATGCTGTCAATAATGCGAGACACTTTAAGAGAATGAGTGAACGAAGAAAACATGGAAGCAGGCAGGGTGGATCAGCAAGTGGCAATGACTACGAGTCTGATGAGGATGAGACTAACAGTGTGATTGATTTTGGCAATCTTTTGCCCCGAGCACCTAGTTCTCATCGGAAACACAGGAGTAGGAGTGCTCACCCACGCAGCGGAGGCCGTGATGATGAGGAAAGGGTGATGGATAAGCTTCTGATGCACTACAGCAAGAAAGGCATTGATAGGGAAGAGCATAAAACAAGAACAAAATCAAGGACCCCTCGACCTCGAGCTGATCAGCCTGCTGATGGAGTCGGAGAACGGTCTAACAGAGAAGTGGCACCCCAACATCCTCCAGAAAGAACTGTATCTCTCCCTTCAGACTCTGGCAACCTGGGTGTGAAGCCTAAGGCTCCTGCTCGGTCCATTTCAATGCAGCCAGACAAGTCCAGGGGGATTGTACACCCTAGCATGCCGGATTTCGACGAACTAGCTGCTCGGATCAGTGCTCTGAGGAAGGAATGA
- the LOC107277315 gene encoding uncharacterized protein, translating into MSSSGGFKNGGKQKPLKAPKAAKKDYDETDLENMKKKKEEEKALKELRAKAAQKGALGGAGLKKSGKK; encoded by the exons ATGTCGTCGTCGGGGGGATTCAAGAACGGCGGGAAGCAGAAGCCTCTCAAGGCGCCCAAGGCCGCCAAGAAGGATTACGACGAG ACCGATCTGGAAAacatgaagaagaagaaagaggaggagaaggccctGAAGGAGCTGAGGGCCAAGGCGGCGCAGAAGGGCGCACTTGGAGGCGCCGGTCTCAAGAAAAGTGGCAAAAAATGA